One segment of Cetobacterium sp. ZOR0034 DNA contains the following:
- a CDS encoding flavocytochrome c encodes MKKEFYSIGEISKITGLSNKTLRYYDENSILKPDYVDKSNGYRYYSEYQILKLKNIITLKDNRFSLEEIKNRFEQVSSREMNSFFTTYRKKIEDIDREIEELKQSKMRLQNLLDEFSYLEVDKIVLKCLPEKFIYNLDTITNKNLNNSIFDIYKIIEASVECGNAYLGKKFRFLNFTKDTTEKISEFLLFQNEGFLKNLEKIQKTEKSEYITIRYRAGNRENALIEAGENIDKLEIQMLEAENLVKIGDGGSRKLIKPVENFDVVIVGAGGAGLSASISAASKGAKVVLLEKMSSIGGNTLISMGGINIPGNDAQIEKDIQDSIELYRKDILSGGDNENSLELLDIFVNEALPTYRWLKDEIKVSFKDELIHFGGHSVPRAAVFSGKYAIELIAKLRAKAISLGVDIRTAVRSKELITDENKRVVGVLSSIDEKEVKFMAKKGVILATGGFSGNVELRKKYNPSLDERYKTTNISGITGDGHLMCEKVDADFVQMEYIQTFPISNPETGELSHVGGSRFDGAILVNKFGDRFVEELERRDTVSEAILKQENGVGYLVWGEEIESITNYVSKNKEEVERLKNSNLIAISDSLEEIARVMNIDEENLLKTISKYNGFVQNKKDLDFNRRGTLLSIEKGPFYIQKVAPAVHHTMGGVRVNTKGQVLDKKAQPIEGLFAAGEIVGGLHGTNRLGGNAITEIIVFGKRAGENIMK; translated from the coding sequence ATGAAAAAAGAGTTCTATTCCATCGGTGAGATATCTAAAATAACAGGACTTTCTAATAAAACATTGAGATACTATGATGAAAATAGCATTTTGAAGCCAGATTATGTGGATAAAAGTAATGGTTATAGATACTACAGTGAGTATCAAATTTTAAAATTAAAAAATATAATCACTTTGAAAGATAACAGATTTTCTTTAGAGGAGATTAAAAATAGATTCGAGCAGGTGAGCTCGAGAGAGATGAATAGTTTTTTTACTACTTATCGAAAGAAAATAGAGGATATCGATAGGGAGATAGAGGAATTAAAACAGAGTAAGATGAGATTACAAAATCTATTAGATGAATTTTCATATTTAGAAGTGGATAAGATTGTATTAAAGTGTTTACCTGAAAAGTTTATTTATAATTTAGACACTATCACAAATAAAAATCTGAACAACTCTATTTTTGATATTTACAAAATTATTGAAGCATCAGTTGAATGTGGAAATGCTTATTTAGGAAAAAAGTTTAGATTTTTAAATTTTACTAAAGATACGACTGAAAAAATAAGCGAATTTTTACTTTTTCAAAATGAAGGTTTTTTAAAAAATTTGGAAAAAATTCAAAAAACTGAAAAAAGTGAATATATAACTATAAGATATAGAGCTGGAAATAGAGAAAATGCTTTGATTGAAGCCGGTGAAAACATTGATAAACTTGAGATTCAAATGCTTGAAGCAGAGAATTTAGTGAAAATAGGAGATGGTGGTAGTAGAAAGCTGATTAAACCAGTTGAAAATTTTGATGTTGTTATAGTGGGAGCAGGAGGAGCTGGATTATCAGCATCTATTTCAGCAGCATCTAAAGGAGCTAAAGTCGTTTTATTGGAAAAGATGTCATCTATAGGTGGAAATACTTTGATTTCAATGGGAGGAATAAATATTCCGGGGAACGATGCTCAAATTGAAAAAGATATCCAAGATTCAATAGAACTTTATAGAAAGGATATTCTTTCTGGCGGAGATAATGAAAACTCTTTAGAACTTTTAGATATCTTTGTAAATGAAGCTTTACCTACATATAGATGGCTAAAAGATGAGATTAAGGTTTCTTTTAAAGATGAACTTATACACTTTGGAGGACATTCGGTGCCAAGAGCAGCTGTTTTTTCAGGTAAATATGCAATTGAACTGATTGCTAAACTTAGAGCTAAAGCAATTTCGCTAGGTGTAGATATTAGAACGGCAGTTCGTTCAAAAGAGTTAATAACAGATGAAAATAAAAGAGTTGTTGGGGTTTTATCAAGTATTGATGAAAAAGAGGTTAAGTTCATGGCTAAAAAAGGTGTTATTTTAGCTACAGGTGGTTTTAGTGGAAATGTAGAGTTGAGAAAAAAATATAATCCAAGTTTAGATGAAAGGTATAAAACTACAAATATTAGTGGAATAACTGGTGACGGACATTTGATGTGTGAAAAGGTAGATGCTGATTTTGTTCAGATGGAATATATTCAGACGTTCCCTATATCAAATCCAGAAACTGGAGAGCTTTCTCATGTTGGTGGAAGTAGATTCGATGGTGCTATACTAGTTAATAAATTTGGAGATAGATTTGTTGAGGAGCTTGAAAGAAGAGATACGGTTTCAGAAGCTATATTAAAACAGGAAAATGGTGTGGGGTATCTAGTTTGGGGAGAGGAAATAGAGAGTATAACAAACTATGTTAGTAAGAATAAAGAGGAAGTTGAAAGACTAAAAAATTCTAATCTGATAGCTATTTCTGATAGCTTAGAAGAGATTGCTAGAGTTATGAATATAGATGAAGAAAATCTTTTAAAAACAATATCTAAATATAATGGCTTTGTTCAAAATAAAAAGGATTTAGATTTTAATAGAAGAGGAACATTGCTATCAATAGAAAAAGGACCATTTTATATCCAGAAAGTTGCACCTGCAGTTCATCATACGATGGGTGGAGTTCGTGTGAATACAAAGGGACAAGTTTTAGATAAAAAGGCTCAGCCTATAGAGGGTCTGTTTGCAGCAGGAGAGATTGTTGGAGGTCTTCACGGAACAAATAGATTAGGTGGAAATGCCATAACAGAAATAATTGTTTTTGGAAAAAGAGCTGGAGAAAATATAATGAAATAG
- a CDS encoding flavodoxin family protein, producing MEKILFLNGSPRLKGNTHFALKTLEEQIDKTKSEVEFIDVTKFNVAGCIACDSCKRNNGKCFMSDDTNELVQKIVDADTLIFGSPVYWWGISAQLKALIDKMYSKAHGTELTDKKKRVGLISVGADEIGAEQYRIISSQFRCICEYLGWEFFIDEAISAHNPNDLSTQNETRSLLKELGESLN from the coding sequence ATGGAAAAAATACTATTTTTAAATGGAAGTCCAAGATTAAAAGGAAATACTCATTTTGCTCTAAAAACTTTAGAGGAGCAAATTGATAAAACAAAGAGTGAAGTTGAATTTATTGATGTGACGAAGTTCAACGTAGCTGGCTGCATAGCTTGCGACTCTTGCAAAAGAAACAATGGGAAATGTTTTATGAGTGATGATACTAACGAGTTAGTTCAAAAGATTGTTGATGCAGATACTCTTATTTTTGGTTCACCTGTATACTGGTGGGGAATCTCAGCTCAACTGAAAGCTCTAATCGATAAGATGTATTCAAAAGCTCACGGCACTGAATTAACTGATAAGAAAAAAAGAGTTGGACTTATCTCTGTTGGTGCTGACGAAATCGGTGCTGAACAGTATAGAATTATCTCTTCACAGTTCAGATGTATCTGTGAATACCTTGGATGGGAATTCTTTATCGATGAAGCTATCTCAGCTCACAATCCAAACGACTTATCAACTCAAAATGAAACTCGATCTCTTTTAAAAGAGCTTGGAGAATCACTTAATTGA
- a CDS encoding DUF86 domain-containing protein, with protein MRDDVIINKVETIKRCIKRIEEEYSNDFNNLENYTKQDSIILNLQRMCEATLDLGMHYIKIKKLELPQTSKQTFEILQKNEVIDKKLSLDLQGMVGFRNIAVHDYQSLNIEILQKIIENHLMDSLRLAQKILEG; from the coding sequence TTGAGAGATGATGTTATAATTAATAAAGTTGAAACGATAAAAAGATGTATAAAAAGAATAGAGGAAGAATATTCTAATGATTTTAATAATTTAGAAAATTATACAAAACAAGATTCTATAATATTGAATTTGCAAAGAATGTGTGAAGCAACTTTAGATTTAGGTATGCATTACATAAAAATAAAAAAATTAGAACTCCCTCAAACAAGTAAACAAACATTTGAAATACTTCAAAAAAATGAAGTTATTGATAAAAAATTATCTTTAGATCTTCAAGGAATGGTAGGATTTAGAAATATAGCGGTTCATGATTATCAAAGTTTGAATATAGAGATTTTACAAAAAATAATTGAAAATCATTTGATGGATTCTTTAAGATTAGCTCAGAAGATATTGGAAGGATAG
- a CDS encoding nucleotidyltransferase domain-containing protein, producing MDKVVISEIINSLQEFECYTVYIFGSYASDKTHKESDIDIAFLSEKKFERYDIFMKAQEISSKVNKEIDLIDLKESSTVFQNEVIRNGIVILDNNIIERQKFEVLVLKKYMELNELRKDILQSYSEDLEEFIKTRE from the coding sequence ATGGATAAAGTTGTAATAAGTGAGATAATTAATTCTTTACAAGAGTTTGAATGTTATACAGTCTATATATTTGGTTCGTATGCAAGTGATAAAACACATAAAGAAAGCGATATAGATATAGCTTTTTTATCTGAGAAAAAATTTGAAAGATATGATATTTTTATGAAAGCTCAGGAGATATCATCTAAAGTAAATAAAGAGATAGATTTAATTGATTTAAAAGAATCTTCAACTGTTTTTCAAAATGAAGTAATAAGAAATGGAATTGTAATTTTAGACAACAATATCATTGAAAGACAGAAGTTCGAAGTTTTAGTTTTAAAAAAATATATGGAACTGAATGAGCTAAGAAAAGATATACTTCAAAGTTATTCAGAGGATTTGGAAGAGTTTATAAAAACTAGAGAATAG
- a CDS encoding AarF/UbiB family protein produces the protein MKSLKLIRLIYKIHRNEPPRLEEIEEMGLLAVKISQYYALRADFIDEKTCVYLSKLYEYSYAAQKREIDLAIDKDKWILDALESYENLPFSSASIGQVHIGYLRGNDKEDRKVAIKIRKENFKESFLKDIENAKKIANILLFFYPKLKKVFNPLEVLENIEEGTLKELHFLNEVEGANYLRRLKNENSEKFDLKDLYFSSFVESLCCERVIVSKFIEGESFNTLLKEGRLKYSELLKLFKYHTFFMFKLGVFHGDLHPGNIILNENGEITLIDCSTIGKVKSKLRKGLFGFFYYLSRYNYDKSAFYLNEMSEKRLNQKDFEKFLEKFKALYSDFKDSSVSDVSLTKRMMETIKLSINSGMEFEEGMFHVIKSLMYLDGMVLKCNPEVNLMNDIREFTELLKSELKD, from the coding sequence ATGAAAAGTTTAAAGTTGATAAGATTGATATATAAAATTCATAGAAATGAACCGCCTAGATTAGAGGAGATAGAGGAGATGGGCTTGTTGGCTGTTAAAATATCTCAATACTACGCTTTGAGAGCTGACTTTATAGATGAGAAAACCTGCGTTTATCTATCTAAGCTTTACGAGTATAGTTATGCTGCTCAAAAGCGAGAGATAGATTTAGCAATTGATAAGGATAAATGGATTTTAGATGCTTTAGAATCTTATGAAAACTTACCATTTTCGTCGGCTTCTATAGGTCAAGTTCACATTGGGTATTTAAGAGGGAATGATAAAGAAGATAGAAAAGTAGCTATAAAAATTCGAAAGGAGAATTTTAAAGAGAGCTTTTTAAAAGATATAGAGAATGCAAAAAAAATAGCGAATATTTTACTGTTTTTCTATCCAAAATTGAAAAAGGTTTTTAATCCTTTGGAAGTTTTAGAAAACATAGAGGAGGGGACTTTAAAAGAGCTCCATTTTTTAAATGAGGTCGAAGGTGCTAATTATCTTAGAAGATTAAAAAATGAAAATAGTGAAAAATTTGATTTGAAAGATTTGTATTTTTCAAGTTTTGTAGAATCTTTATGTTGTGAAAGGGTTATTGTCTCTAAATTTATAGAGGGAGAAAGTTTTAATACACTTCTGAAAGAGGGAAGATTGAAATATTCTGAGTTGTTGAAGCTTTTTAAATATCATACATTTTTTATGTTTAAGTTAGGAGTTTTTCATGGAGATTTACATCCCGGAAATATTATTTTAAATGAAAATGGTGAGATAACTTTAATTGATTGCTCAACTATAGGTAAAGTAAAGTCTAAACTGAGAAAAGGGTTATTTGGATTTTTCTACTATCTTTCGAGATACAATTATGATAAATCAGCTTTTTATTTAAATGAGATGTCGGAGAAGAGGTTGAATCAGAAAGATTTTGAAAAATTCTTAGAAAAATTTAAAGCTCTTTACAGTGATTTTAAAGATAGCAGTGTTTCAGATGTGAGCTTAACAAAACGTATGATGGAGACAATAAAGTTATCTATAAATTCTGGGATGGAGTTTGAAGAGGGGATGTTTCATGTTATTAAAAGTCTTATGTATTTAGATGGTATGGTTTTGAAATGTAATCCAGAAGTTAACTTAATGAATGATATAAGAGAGTTTACAGAGTTGTTAAAAAGTGAGTTGAAAGATTGA
- the uxaC gene encoding glucuronate isomerase, producing MKQFMCEDFLLTNDIAKTLYHDYAKDMPIYDYHCHLNPKEIFEDKKYRSITEIWLGGDHYKWRAMRSNGVDEEYITGAKEDKEKFLKWAETIDECYGNPLFHWTHLELKRFFGIDTILSKETAEEIWEKTNEMLAKDDFTARSLIKRANVKAICTTDDPIDSLEYHIAIKKDDSFDVVVNPTFRPDKGVRIDKEDFMPWLQTLETLHGKKIDTVVEFKSALAERVEFFHEVGCRVSDHALDPIVFLLGTDEEVENIFKKRLAGEELTENEVKMFKTAIMLFLGKEYNKRGWIMQLHMGTIRNNSTRMYKKLGPDTGFDCIADDIFVQALSHFLDTLDDTDELPKTILYNLNPRENEALGTLIGCFQGGGIPGKIQLGSGWWFLDQKDGMIKQMTALANLGLLSRFVGMLTDSRSFLSYTRHEYFRRILCNLLAEWVENGEVPNDIEKLGKMVQNICYNNVNNYITK from the coding sequence ATGAAACAATTTATGTGTGAAGATTTTTTATTAACTAACGATATAGCTAAAACGTTATATCATGATTATGCAAAAGATATGCCAATTTACGATTACCATTGTCATTTAAATCCGAAAGAGATTTTCGAGGATAAAAAATATAGATCAATAACTGAAATTTGGTTAGGTGGAGATCACTACAAATGGAGAGCTATGAGAAGTAACGGTGTTGATGAGGAATACATTACTGGAGCTAAAGAGGATAAAGAGAAGTTCTTAAAATGGGCTGAAACGATAGATGAGTGTTATGGAAATCCACTTTTCCACTGGACACACTTAGAGCTTAAAAGATTCTTTGGAATAGATACAATCCTTTCGAAGGAAACAGCTGAAGAGATTTGGGAAAAGACAAATGAGATGTTAGCAAAAGATGATTTTACAGCAAGATCTTTAATAAAAAGAGCAAATGTAAAAGCTATCTGTACAACAGATGATCCAATCGATTCTTTAGAGTATCATATAGCTATAAAAAAAGATGATAGTTTTGATGTAGTTGTAAATCCAACGTTTAGACCTGACAAAGGTGTTAGAATAGATAAAGAGGATTTCATGCCTTGGCTTCAAACGTTAGAAACATTACACGGAAAGAAGATTGATACTGTAGTAGAGTTTAAGTCGGCTTTAGCAGAGAGAGTTGAGTTCTTCCATGAGGTTGGATGTAGAGTTTCTGACCACGCATTAGATCCGATTGTATTTTTATTAGGAACTGATGAGGAAGTAGAGAATATATTTAAAAAGAGATTAGCTGGTGAAGAGTTAACAGAAAATGAAGTTAAGATGTTTAAAACAGCTATAATGTTATTCCTAGGAAAAGAGTATAACAAAAGAGGTTGGATAATGCAGCTTCATATGGGAACTATCAGAAATAACTCAACTAGAATGTATAAAAAATTAGGTCCTGATACAGGGTTTGATTGTATAGCTGATGACATTTTTGTGCAGGCGTTATCTCACTTCTTAGATACTTTAGATGATACAGATGAGTTACCTAAAACTATTTTATATAACTTAAATCCTAGAGAAAATGAAGCTTTAGGAACTTTAATTGGATGTTTCCAAGGAGGGGGAATCCCAGGTAAGATTCAATTAGGATCTGGATGGTGGTTCTTAGATCAAAAGGATGGAATGATAAAGCAGATGACGGCTTTAGCTAATCTAGGTTTACTTTCAAGATTTGTTGGAATGTTAACAGATTCAAGAAGTTTCTTATCTTATACAAGACATGAATATTTCAGAAGAATCCTTTGTAACCTACTTGCTGAGTGGGTTGAAAACGGAGAGGTTCCAAACGATATTGAAAAGTTAGGGAAAATGGTTCAAAATATATGTTACAACAATGTAAATAACTATATTACAAAATAA
- a CDS encoding (deoxy)nucleoside triphosphate pyrophosphohydrolase — translation MKKTIYVVGAILENQNGEIFCAMRPEDKTFPGLWEFPGGKIEDGEDPKEALRREIEEELNISIKVGELFDVVEKEYEKFIINLTTYSCDILDFTDFELVEHQEFKWLKREELQNLEWVPTDIPTLEKLVKSEKELKNISIFKVDKGALSTKEIEVLVRPKSLILNVIAFGEWNKDVVKTREELEEKLDSYGISKTSKESVYKKLNQLNSKI, via the coding sequence ATGAAAAAAACTATCTATGTGGTAGGTGCAATTTTAGAGAATCAGAATGGTGAGATATTTTGTGCTATGAGACCAGAGGATAAGACATTTCCTGGGTTATGGGAGTTTCCTGGTGGTAAGATAGAGGATGGAGAGGACCCGAAAGAGGCTTTGAGAAGAGAGATTGAGGAGGAGTTAAATATCTCTATCAAAGTTGGTGAACTATTTGATGTAGTAGAGAAGGAGTATGAAAAGTTTATTATAAATCTAACTACTTACAGTTGTGATATTTTAGATTTCACTGACTTTGAGTTAGTTGAACACCAAGAGTTTAAGTGGTTAAAAAGAGAAGAGTTGCAAAACTTAGAGTGGGTACCAACAGATATTCCTACGTTAGAAAAGTTAGTAAAAAGTGAAAAAGAGCTTAAAAATATCTCTATTTTTAAAGTGGATAAAGGGGCTTTGAGTACAAAAGAGATAGAGGTTTTGGTGAGACCTAAAAGTTTGATTTTGAATGTTATCGCTTTTGGTGAGTGGAATAAAGATGTTGTCAAAACGAGAGAAGAGTTAGAAGAGAAACTAGATAGTTATGGAATAAGTAAAACTTCAAAAGAGTCTGTATATAAAAAGTTAAATCAATTGAATTCTAAGATATAG
- a CDS encoding DUF3427 domain-containing protein — MKYEFISNTNFENNKNLYRYLEEGFQDAKEFFFSVAFINFAGVQILLDVLKKTENSEIKGRILTTNYLHFTEIKAVQYLKRFKNIEVKFFDSDKMEGFHTKGYVFEYENSYKAIIGSSNLTKSGLKSNIEWNTGVVTPKGSEFITGILNEFNYLWEKAVENVNPYIVSYVKKQEKIVKKVQKNEYLMAAEDHEFGIYNECEIEPNYMQKEALKNLEDLRVYKEKRALCIAATGTGKTYLGAFDVRAFKAKRLLFVVHNEEILNSAIATFKKVLPNKTMGKFTGNFKNSDRDYVFATVQTLSLRYSEFHENEFDYIIVDEAHHITAKSYEPILNYFKPQFLLGLTATPERCDGGNIYEVFDMNVPVEIRLQEALDKELVVPFHYYGIKDIEEVDLSKVDLNDISAVARVLNTERRVDFIIEKMNFYGYSGEKRKTVGFCISVEHAEFMASQFVQKGIKAVSITGTDSKDTRDQILKSFRESDHLEVIFTVNLFNEGVDIPCINSILMLRPTASPIIFTQQLGRGLRHFENKEFLTVIDFIGNHSRAFLIALALIGKKGYDKESVKIAVKRDFDNLSKSVHIKMDEICKEEILKQLDNENFNSLKYLKEEYKEFKDILQGRVPMPINFTQYEEAPNFYKYSKLQKLKVKSYLDFLEKIDEKTFGINETQKIVIREFERMLPIKRVYEFAIAHEIISKGELLKEDEIKILGKYIDVISLKHTKVTLNHAKDFLCGDYSDSSDLKRCESLFLKKGDSIEMSEVLKEVLKSKEVKDYILQILDYGLLKYSEIFGKKDYGFPFLKLYENYNMKDVALICNYEKKHSAFRGSGLLSNGNDYFLFVELHKDEDIKDSIKYNDKILDRYHFQWESPNSTKVESERGQNIVRNRERGINLHIFLRKIKEIDGEIQPYIYIGKGDTIDYSSEKPIRTKLKLESPLSKEMYVELTERVENYLEVAEKKELENRREI; from the coding sequence ATGAAATATGAATTTATAAGTAATACTAATTTTGAGAACAATAAAAATTTATATAGATATTTAGAAGAGGGGTTTCAAGATGCAAAAGAGTTTTTCTTTTCAGTTGCATTTATAAATTTTGCGGGAGTACAAATACTTTTAGATGTTTTGAAAAAAACAGAAAATTCAGAGATTAAAGGTAGAATTTTAACAACAAACTATCTACATTTTACAGAAATTAAAGCAGTCCAATACCTAAAAAGATTTAAAAATATAGAAGTGAAATTTTTTGATAGCGATAAGATGGAAGGCTTTCATACAAAGGGGTATGTGTTTGAATATGAAAATAGCTATAAAGCGATAATAGGCTCATCTAATCTCACAAAAAGTGGTCTTAAAAGTAATATAGAGTGGAATACAGGAGTAGTAACTCCTAAAGGAAGTGAATTTATAACTGGAATATTAAATGAGTTCAATTACCTTTGGGAAAAAGCAGTCGAAAATGTAAATCCATATATAGTTTCATATGTTAAAAAGCAAGAGAAGATTGTAAAAAAAGTTCAGAAAAACGAGTATCTAATGGCAGCTGAAGATCATGAGTTTGGAATCTATAACGAATGCGAGATAGAACCGAATTATATGCAAAAAGAAGCCTTAAAAAACTTAGAGGATTTAAGGGTTTATAAAGAGAAAAGAGCACTGTGTATCGCAGCCACAGGAACAGGAAAAACTTATCTAGGAGCTTTTGATGTGAGGGCGTTTAAAGCTAAACGTCTTCTTTTTGTTGTTCATAATGAGGAGATATTAAACTCCGCTATAGCTACTTTTAAAAAGGTTTTGCCGAATAAAACTATGGGGAAGTTCACAGGGAATTTTAAAAATAGTGATAGAGATTATGTTTTTGCTACAGTTCAAACTTTGAGTTTAAGATACTCTGAATTTCATGAAAATGAGTTTGATTACATAATAGTTGATGAGGCTCATCATATAACAGCGAAGAGTTATGAACCTATTTTGAATTATTTTAAGCCTCAGTTTTTGTTAGGATTAACAGCTACACCAGAGAGATGTGATGGTGGAAATATATATGAAGTTTTCGATATGAATGTTCCTGTTGAGATACGTTTACAGGAAGCTTTGGATAAAGAACTAGTTGTACCATTTCATTATTATGGGATAAAAGATATAGAGGAAGTTGATTTATCAAAGGTGGATTTAAATGATATATCGGCAGTTGCTAGAGTTTTGAATACAGAGAGACGTGTTGATTTTATAATAGAGAAAATGAATTTCTATGGATATAGCGGGGAGAAAAGAAAGACAGTAGGATTTTGTATCTCAGTAGAACATGCAGAGTTTATGGCTAGTCAGTTTGTTCAAAAGGGAATAAAGGCTGTTTCAATTACAGGAACAGACAGTAAGGATACTAGAGATCAAATCTTAAAAAGTTTTAGAGAAAGTGATCATTTAGAGGTTATATTTACGGTAAATCTATTCAATGAAGGAGTAGATATTCCGTGTATAAACAGTATTTTAATGTTAAGACCAACAGCTTCACCAATTATTTTCACTCAACAACTTGGAAGAGGTCTGAGACACTTTGAAAATAAAGAGTTTTTAACAGTTATAGATTTTATAGGAAATCACTCAAGAGCTTTTTTAATAGCTTTGGCTTTGATTGGTAAAAAAGGCTATGATAAAGAGAGTGTAAAGATTGCTGTAAAAAGAGATTTTGACAATTTATCAAAGTCTGTTCATATAAAAATGGATGAGATTTGTAAAGAGGAGATTTTAAAACAGCTTGATAATGAGAATTTTAATAGTTTAAAATATCTGAAAGAGGAGTATAAAGAGTTTAAAGATATTTTACAAGGTAGAGTTCCAATGCCAATAAACTTCACTCAGTATGAGGAAGCTCCAAATTTTTATAAGTATTCAAAACTTCAAAAATTAAAAGTAAAATCATACTTGGATTTTTTAGAAAAAATAGATGAAAAAACTTTTGGTATAAATGAGACACAAAAGATAGTTATAAGAGAGTTTGAAAGAATGTTACCTATAAAAAGAGTGTATGAGTTCGCAATAGCTCACGAGATTATATCAAAGGGTGAGTTATTAAAAGAGGATGAGATAAAAATCTTAGGAAAATATATTGATGTGATATCTTTGAAACATACAAAAGTTACTTTAAACCATGCTAAAGATTTTTTATGTGGAGATTATTCGGATTCTAGTGATTTGAAAAGATGTGAGTCTTTATTCTTAAAAAAAGGTGATTCTATTGAAATGAGTGAAGTTTTAAAAGAAGTTTTAAAATCTAAAGAGGTTAAAGATTATATTCTTCAGATTTTAGACTATGGACTTTTGAAGTATTCAGAAATTTTTGGTAAAAAAGATTATGGATTCCCATTTTTAAAATTGTATGAAAACTATAATATGAAAGATGTTGCACTAATTTGTAACTATGAAAAAAAACATAGTGCTTTTAGAGGAAGTGGATTGTTATCAAATGGAAATGATTACTTCCTGTTTGTTGAGTTGCATAAAGATGAGGATATAAAAGATAGTATCAAGTATAATGATAAGATATTGGATAGATATCACTTCCAATGGGAGAGTCCAAACTCAACAAAAGTTGAGAGTGAGAGAGGACAAAATATAGTTAGAAATAGAGAAAGAGGAATAAATTTACATATATTTTTAAGAAAGATTAAAGAGATTGATGGAGAGATTCAGCCATATATCTATATAGGAAAAGGTGACACTATAGATTATAGTAGTGAAAAACCAATTAGAACAAAGTTGAAGTTAGAAAGTCCACTTTCAAAAGAGATGTATGTTGAGTTGACAGAAAGAGTAGAAAATTACTTAGAAGTTGCTGAAAAGAAAGAGTTGGAGAATAGGAGAGAGATATGA